In one Clostridia bacterium genomic region, the following are encoded:
- a CDS encoding methionine adenosyltransferase, whose product MTEATKSRRLFTSESVTEGHPDKMADQVADAILDAVIELDPEARVAIEASLTTGLILVFGELTCNCYVDIPAIVRQVIRDIGYTRAKYGFDADTCAVLTAIDEQSPDIAQGVTRAWELREGKEAEDQFSAIGAGDQGLMFGYASDETETYMPMPIALAHGLARRLAAVRKEGIVPYLLPDGKTQVTVEYEDDRPVRVDTIVVSTQHAPDVTREQIERDIRREVVEAVVPEHLWDERTRLLVNPSGRFVVGGPHGDSGLTGRKIVVDTYGGFARHGGGAFSGKDPTKVDRSAAYAARHVAKNLVAAGLARRCEVQVAYAIGVARPVSIMVDSHGTGALPDDVLARIVQDVFDLRPAAIIHNFDLRRPIYRQLAAYGHFGRPDLDLPWERLDRVEDVRRAAARYGAHLAPANS is encoded by the coding sequence CATCGAACTCGACCCTGAAGCGCGCGTCGCGATCGAGGCGTCGCTGACCACGGGGCTCATCCTCGTGTTCGGCGAGCTGACCTGCAACTGCTACGTGGACATCCCCGCCATCGTCCGCCAGGTCATCCGCGACATCGGCTACACGCGGGCGAAGTACGGTTTCGACGCCGACACGTGCGCCGTGCTCACCGCCATCGACGAGCAGTCGCCCGACATCGCGCAGGGCGTGACGCGCGCCTGGGAACTGCGGGAAGGCAAGGAGGCCGAGGACCAGTTCTCGGCCATCGGCGCCGGCGACCAGGGCCTCATGTTCGGATACGCCAGCGACGAGACGGAGACGTACATGCCCATGCCCATCGCGCTCGCGCACGGTCTGGCGCGGCGCCTTGCCGCCGTTCGCAAGGAGGGGATCGTTCCGTACCTGCTTCCGGACGGGAAGACCCAGGTGACGGTCGAGTATGAGGACGACCGCCCGGTGAGGGTCGACACGATCGTCGTCTCGACGCAGCACGCGCCCGACGTGACGCGCGAGCAGATCGAGCGCGACATCCGCCGCGAGGTCGTCGAAGCCGTCGTTCCCGAGCATCTCTGGGACGAGCGCACCCGGTTGCTGGTGAATCCCAGCGGACGCTTCGTGGTCGGCGGGCCGCACGGGGACTCCGGCCTCACCGGCCGCAAGATCGTCGTGGACACGTACGGCGGGTTCGCGCGGCACGGCGGCGGTGCCTTCTCCGGAAAGGACCCCACCAAGGTGGATCGCTCCGCTGCGTACGCGGCGCGGCACGTGGCGAAGAATCTCGTGGCGGCGGGCCTGGCGCGCCGCTGCGAGGTGCAGGTGGCGTACGCCATTGGCGTCGCGCGGCCGGTGAGCATCATGGTCGACTCGCACGGCACGGGGGCGTTGCCGGACGACGTGCTCGCCCGCATCGTGCAGGACGTCTTCGACCTGCGTCCGGCGGCCATCATCCACAACTTCGACCTGCGGCGGCCGATCTATCGTCAGCTGGCCGCGTACGGCCACTTTGGGCGGCCCGACCTCGACCTGCCGTGGGAGCGGCTCGACCGCGTCGAGGACGTCCGCCGCGCCGCGGCGCGCTACGGCGCGCACCTCGCGCCGGCCAACTCCTAA